In a single window of the Rhizoctonia solani chromosome 16, complete sequence genome:
- a CDS encoding ABC transporter, which yields MSTPQITQSAQSTQPCEHFRKHGSCRKSCPYSHQPPKNASSNPKAAGPRSKKKPVKYSSFVYDDSQPVMSEFYRMCDWFGWEKDDEERKEARDRLKDALVQEFNAIYGTDPNSLAAWKSLCLVLNLDNIPNELQACRQLVKSVHVNIVDLVDTPVTQQPVIHFSSEETLADYTRLTGKYFPRESAYAGGLLRPVEDLLFTMTNQPLLSARNLSVLKDKDTAIFSDVSFDLHEGDILVLQGRSGGGKTTILKALAQLNVCKGDVRFHGEAPSKYGIPTYRTKVLYVPQRPSMLPSTPRHFLTTINEFSSRAVHKERPQNSTFGTASQEHRPDEDRTQLETGPHDPFQIAKEWGLSDDVWSREWATLSGGEAQRVLLAIACGLRGTEILLLDDSETSALVEKTLTGLPKSSSSIKAIVWITHSHDQSERVGTRWINVTGHGIEESDSSAYHNQNGTP from the exons ATGTCGACCCCACAAATAACTCAATCTGCTCAGTCTACTCAGCCATGTGAGCATTTCCGGAAGCACGGGTCTTGTCGAAAGTCGTGTCCATACTCACACCAGCCACCGAAG AATGCTTCAAGCAACCCTAAGGCTGCTGGTCCGAGGTCAAAGAAAAAACCCGT GAAATACTCTTCTTTCGTGTATGACGACTCACAACCGGTCATGTCTGAATTCTATCGCATGTGTGACTGGTTCGGTTGGGAGAAAGATGATGAAGAACGGAAGGAGGCTCGCGATCGTCTTAAAGATGCATTAGTTCAAGAGTTCAACGCTATATATGGGACGGATCCAAATAGTCTGGCCGCCTGGAAAAGCCTGTGCTTGGTGCTCAACCTGGATAATATACCAAACGAGTTGCAGGCTTGCAGACAG TTGGTCAAGTCTGTGCATGTCAATATAGTCGACCTCGTTGATACGCCTGTTACTCAACAGCCCGTTATTCACTTTTCAAGTGAGGAGACGCTTGCCGATTATACTCGACTTACTGGAAAATATTTTCCCCGGGAGAGTGCATACGCAGGCGGCCTTCTAAG GCCTGTCGAAGACCTTCTGTTCACCATGACCAACCAACCGCTCCTTTCGGCAAGGAATCTAAGTGTCCTAAAGGACAAAGACACAGCCATATTTAGCGATGTATCCTTTGACCTCCACGAAGGGGACATTTTAGTCCTACAAGGTCGAAGTGGAGGGGG GAAAACTACTATTTTGAAAGCGTTGGCACAACTGAACGTATGTAAAGGAGATGTTCGTTTTCATGGCGA AGCCCCTTCTAAATATGGAATTCCCACGTACCGCACCAAAGTGCTCTATGTTCCTCAGCGCCCCTCGATGCTTCCTTCAACTCCTCGTCACTTTCTTACGACCATCAATGAATTCAGTTCCCGTGCTGTTCACAAGGAGAGGCCGCAAAACTCGACTTTTGGAACTGCGTCACAGGAACACCGACCCGATGAGGATCGGACGCAACTTGAAACGGGACCCCATGACCCTTTCCAAATTGCAAAGGAATGGGGACTCTCCGATGATGTCTGGAGCCGGGAATGGGCGACATTGAGTGGAGGAGAGGCTCAGAGGGTGTTGTTGGCGATTGCGTGTGGTCTACGCGGAACAGAAATATTGCTTCTAGATG ACAGCGAAACCAGCGCACTGGTTGAAAAGACTCTAACTGGGCTGCCCAAATCTTCGTCTTCTATCAAGGCCATTGTCTGGATCACTCACTCACACGATCAAAGTGAACGGGTTGGAACCCGGTGGATCAACGTCACGGGCCACGGAATTGAGGAAAGCGATAGTAGTGCATACCATAACCAAAACGGCACACCCTGA
- a CDS encoding cytochrome P450 family protein translates to MSRRYLERMSVRVAMGASDLMKLWDEKLGTVGSCAFEAGIDIQLATMDTILNIIMGHPLGCVESTRAALQLNPPQKKDGIALIPRSEVPPLYNAVNAMMKSMHGASRAAFPSVYAVVSCYASPSWRKQYNLISSFLNDAIIDAREQENITKEKAREGAEKFEKDEILDELMMYVFAGQDTTASALRWLVKYLATDPQIQRRLHEEVCSVFNRDGDATGPLDFELLDDSDRVPVLEAVVAETLRHAGIGSLIARELLQDEVALGRLIPKGTYLMFATAMMSRDESEWGPDANEWRPTRWLRPDGTFNRLAGPSFPFGVGHRACFGQRLAVLQLKHFVAAMARSFFFKPVPHEVGTWEAIETITKQPKLCYISLERWKSM, encoded by the exons ATGAGTCGACGCTATCTCGAGCGAATGTCTGTTCGCGTGGCCATGGGTGCAAGCGATCTAATGAAGTTATGGGACGAGAAGTTGGGTACCGTAGGTTCCTGTGCATTTGAGGCAGGGATTGACATCCAATTGGCAACAATG GATACCATAT TGAACATCATCATGGGACACCCACTTGGATGTGTGGAATCTACGCGAGCTGCTCTCCAGCTCAATCCTCCTCAAAAGAAAGACGGAATAGCATTAATCCCGCGTTCAGAAGTACCTCCACTATACAACGCTGTCAACGCAATGATGAAGAGTATGCATGGGGCAAGCAGAGCCGCATTTCCTTCAGTTTACGCTGTCGTGTCTTGCTATGCATCTCCTTCATGGAGAAAGCAGTACAACTTAATAAGCTCATTCCTTAACGATGCTATCATCGATGCTCGGGAACAAGAAAACATCACAAAAGAAAAGG CACGAGAAGGCGCAGAGAAGTTCGAGAAAGACGAAATTCTTGATGAACTGATGATGTATGTTTT TGCTGGTCAGGACACAACAGCTTCGGCGCTCAGGTGGCTGGTTAAGTACCTGGCAACTGATCCCCAAATACAGCGTCGTCTTCATGAAGAAGTCTGTAGTGTATTCAATCGTGATGGTGATGCAACCGGGCCATTAGATTTTGAGTTACTTGATGACTCCGATCGCGTACCTGTGTTAGAGGCGGTTGTAGCTGAAACTTTGAGACATGCTGGCATCGGGTCTCTTATAGCAAGAGAAC TACTTCAGGATGAAGTAGCTCTTGGGAGATTAATTCCAAAAG GAACCTATCTAATGTTTGCTACTGCTATGATGAGCAGAGACGAATCGGAATGGGGTCCAGACGCGAACGAATGGCGACCTACTCGATGGCTAAGGCCAGATGGCACCTTCAATCGGCTGGCCGGGCCTAGTTTCCCATTTGGTGTAGGACACAGGGCGTGTTTTGGACAGAGACTTGCT GTTCTACAGCTTAAACACTTCGTCGCTGCAATGGCGcgctccttcttcttcaagcCAGTACCTCATGAAGTTGGCACTTGGGAGGCGATCGAAACTATTACAAAGCAGCCAAAGTTATGCTATATATCTTTGGAGAGATGGAAATCTATGTAG
- a CDS encoding import receptor subunit tom40, which produces MILSRQAKVSNYGGCESLRFAQPSSTHDGLHIVSRPAQRKAPTLTSAPAPPETVVTSSPLAAFAAAASPFVNTYGRFASWKAGLGLTNPGTTENMQKEVKMTHATNHIFDGARADLSKALSFNPAFQVTHSFNLASYNNPATYNFGAVFANGDLFMQGGSDHDGNVTGRLNRGWSSNNITKVQMQIANNPNAQSMLQLEQDYQGQDYSLNLKAINPSPIDGTGIYVGSYLQSVTPRLALGFETVHQRVGPGMAESMTSYLLRWTSPPSPVSSLSAAAGAPAPGSHEPGKWIATAHLQAPGILQATYWQRLSEKVDVGGFTNDHCSWEERRYCDVGAKWDLRMSTMRAQVDSTGKVAALLEQRFAPTFSFLVGGEIDHVKNQAKVGVGIMLESSAMTEEMMAQQQPPSIPV; this is translated from the exons ATGATCTTGAGCAGGCAAGCAAAGGTGTCAAATTATGGTGGTTGTGAA TCTTTGCGATTCGCTCAACCTTCATCAACCCACGATGGCCTCCACATCGTTTCCCGCCCAGCCCAGCGAAAAGCGCCGACTTTAACTTCTGCTCCCGCACCTCCGGAGACAGTAGTTACTTCCAGCCCCCTCGCTGCATTCGCCGCCGCAGCATCCCCGTTCGTCAACACCTATGGTCGATTTGCATCATGGAAGGCGGGCCTCGGGCTCACAAACCCCGGAACGACAGAAAATATGCAGAAGGAGGTAAAGA TGACCCATGCAACCAATCACATCTTCGATGGTGCACGAGCAGATCTCTCCAAGGCTCTCTCGTTCAACCCTGCTTTCCAGGTCACACACTCTTTCAACCTTGCATCTTATAACAATCCGGCGACTTATAACTTCGGAGCAGTATTCGCAAATGGTGAT CTCTTCATGCAAGGGGGCTCAGACCATGATGGAAATGTGACTGGGAGGTTAAACCGAGGCTGGTCTTCCAACAATATCACCAAGGTCCAAATGCAG ATTGCCAATAATCCCAATGCACAATCCATGCTGCAGCTTGAACAGGACTACCAGGGGCAAGACTACTCTTTAAACCTTAAGGCGATTAACCCATCTCCCATCGACGGTACCGGTATCTATGTTGGCTCATATCTTCAATCTGTCACCCCTCGCCTCGCTCTCGGGTTTGAGACCGTACACCAACGAGTTGGACCGGGAATGGCTGAGAGCATGACTTCATATCTCCTTCGCTGGACATCGCCACCTTCTCCTGTATCTTCGTTATCTGCTGCCGCTGGTGCTCCCGCACCCGGTTCTCATGAACCTGGCAAGTGGATTGCTACCGCGCACTTGCAAGCACCAGGCATCCTCCAAGCAACTTACTGGCAACGTCTTAGTGAAAAGGTGGATGTCGGCGGATTTACAAATGATCATTGCTCCTGGGAGGAGAGACGCTATTGCGACGTTGGTGCCAAGTGGGATTTGAGGATGAGTACCATGCGGGCGCAGGTTGATTCTACTGGAAAGGTAGCTGCCTTACTGGAGCAACGATTCGCTCCGACCTTTTCTTTCTTGGTTGGAGGGGAAATCGACCACGTAAAG AACCAAGCCAAAGTCGGTGTCGGTATTATGCTAGAATCCAGTGCCATGACAGAAGAAATGATGGCTCAGCAACAGCCTCCAAGTATTCCCGTGTAG
- a CDS encoding glycosyltransferase family 32 protein: protein MHTFSYRRPRNLVCLAFAGFTVLLTSAVLFAEYSSIETKHTLCATILPDTSVSRTTYTFNETAPRARAINPRTLISTVAAGQRVSARFIHQSWKTHDLKPSTVPLADSWRLSYPGWEYVLWDDADNKELVRVLYPRLLATYEALPREIYRADFVRNLYMHAFGGIYADLDSEAVAPLEPLLSASSERLAESPSTPVAFVGEMVTAVTLPTRFPMHSSLQQPLATPSGPFQSTLPLPGLPTGRLKKRKTKNLLIQHCDTRCLCTLIPPTGPTRTLPYCTLEQLCPTSPAFRIATPGCSQRYCASYRTTSSRYYIPLFLGYPSPSTRKRCDQMRLLDELEDIRSRKVQVSRWS, encoded by the exons ATGCATACTTTTTCCTACCGCCGACCTCGTAATCTCGTATGCTTGGCTTTTGCCGGATTCACGGTCCTGCTGACATCTGCTGTCTTATTCGCCGAGTATAGCTCGATAGAAACAAAACATACGCTTTGTGCAACTATATTGCCCGATACATCCGTCAGTCGAACAACGTACACGTTCAACGAAACTGCGCCTCGCGCCCGAGCGATCAATCCGCGTACACTTATATCAACAGTAGCAGCCGGCCAACGCGTCTCTGCTCGATTTATCCACCAAAGCTGGAAAACTCACGACTTGAAACCTTCGACTGTTCCCCTCGCCGATAGTTGGCGTCTTTCTTATCCTGGCTGGGAATATGTACTATGGGACGATGCCGATAACAAGGAGCTTGTGCGAGTCCTTTATCCCCGGTTGTTAGCCACGTACGAAGCACTGCCTCGCGAGATCTATCGGGCTGACTTCGTGCGAAATCTCTACAT GCATGCCTTTGGAGGTATCTACGCCGACCTGGACTCCGAGGCTGTCGCACCATTGGAACCACTGCTTTCCGCTTCATCCGAGCGCCTCGCGGAATCTCCGTCCACCCCTGTAGCCTTTGTGGGGGAGATGGTCACGGCAGTAACCCTGCCCACGCGGTTCCCAATGCATTCTTCGCTGCAACAACCCCTGGCCACCCCTTCTGGACCGTTCCAATCGACTTTGCCGTTGCCTGGACTTCCAACTGGACGGCTAAAAAAGCGCAAGACGAAAAACCTGTTGATCCAG CACTGCGATACTCGCTGTTTGTGTACTCTGATCCCACCAACTGGCCCAACTCGGACCCTCCCATATTGTACGCTTGAACAACTCTGCCCCACTTCCCCCGCTTTCCGAATTGCCACCCCGGGTTGCTCCCAACGCTACTGCGCCTCCTATCGCACTACTTCCTCCCGATATTATATACCCTTATTCTTGGGATACCCCTCGCCCTCAACTCGGAAGCGCTGCGACCAAATGCGTCTGCTGGATGAACTGGAGGACATACGATCGAGAAAAGTGCAAGTCTCGCGTTGGAGCTAG
- a CDS encoding oxidoreductase family protein produces the protein MVPPVSSAQRRATTYSLGRTSLVIIYLPPAPTNVDSYGQEFPARSQGSHFIDGHARVINTSSSAVYHVPKGGIIWETLGMMLQGNVLFSNELARRYASQGIISSSLNPTLRHLNWFVVGLLGFFLHPASYGALTQLWSGTTLDGESHSGKFLIPWDRVGDAGPYSHDKELAERLWNWLEEQVKCH, from the exons ATGGTGCCACCAGTGAGCAGCGCACAACGGAGGGCTACGACCTACAGTTTGGGACGAACGTCCTTGGTCATTATTTATTTACCACCTGCTCCTACCAATGTTGATTCATACGGCCAAGAATTCCCCGCTCGCTC TCAAGGTTCTCATTTCATTGATGGACACGCACGAGTAATCAACACCTCGAGTAGCGCAGTCTATCATGTCCCCAAAGGTGGTATTATCTGGGAGACTCTTGGAATGATGCTTCAA GGGAACGTCCTGTTCTCAAATGAACTAGCCAGGCGGTACGCTAGTCAAGGGATAATCTCATCCTCACTCAACCCG ACCTTGCGGCATCTGAATTGGTTTGTTGTTGGACTCCTG GGGTTCTTCCTACATCCTGCTAGCTATGGAGCTCTTACTCAGTTGTGGTCTGGTACCACACTCGATGGCGAGAGTCACAGTGGCAAG TTTCTGATTCCATGGGATCGCGTTGGGGACGCTGGGCCATATAGCCATGATAAAGAGCTTGCTGAAAGGCTATGGAATTGGCTAGAAGAGCAGGTTAAATGCCATTGA
- a CDS encoding elongation factor 1-beta, giving the protein MSTTFTKPSDPISSLSDPMLFYTPSQADVGVFKSLGSAPDKATYPHAARWYLHIKSYEAEWNSLPGDKAASEKLFGGAGASAPAPDAGGDDDDEIDLFGEDDDDEEAERLKAERVAEYNARKANKPKTIAKSVVTLEVKPWDDETDMAELEKSVRSIEQEGLVWGSSKLVAIGYGIKKLQITLVVEDELVSLDELQEKIAEFEDYVQH; this is encoded by the exons ATGTCGACAACTTTTACCAAGCCCTCTGACCCTATTTCTTCTCTTTCCGATCCCATGCTTTT CTACACCCCCTCCCAGGCTGATGTCGGCGTCTTCAAATCGCTCGGCAGTGCCCCTGACAAGGCCACCTACCCACACGCCGCTCGCTGGTACCTCCACATCAAGTCCTACGAGGCCGAGTGGAACTCGCTCCCCGGCGACAAGGCTGCCTCTGAGAAGCTGTTCGGCGGCGCTGGTGCCTCTGCTCCT GCCCCTGATGCTGGAGGtgacgatgatgatgaaaTCGATCTCTTCGGAGaagatgatgacgatgaagaGGCCGAGCGTCTCAAGGCTGAGCGTGTTGCCGAGTACAATGCTCGCAAGGCCAACAAGCCCAAGACCATCGCCAAGTCGGTTGTAACCCTCGAAGTCAAGCCTTGGGATGATGAGACTGACATGGCTGAGCTCGAGAAAAGTGTGCGTTCGATTGAACAGGAGGGTTTGGTGTGGGGCTCCTCCAAATTGGTGGCCATCGGTTATGGTATTAAGAAGCTTCAGATCACTCTTGTCGTTG AGGACGAGTTAGTGAGCTTGGATGAGCTCCAGGAGAAGATTGCCGAGTTCGAGGACTATGTTCAGCACTGA
- a CDS encoding short chain dehydrogenase, giving the protein MIVTGGNTGIGKETCKALLNKNAKVYLAARNKSRADEAIEWLKNETSGKAPIFLELDLANFASIRKARGV; this is encoded by the exons ATGATCGTTACTGG AGGGAATACCGGAATTGGGAAAGAAACTTGTAAA GCGCTTCTCAATAAGAACGCCAAAGTTTACCTGGCTGCTCGTAACAAGTCAAGAGCAGATGAAGCTATCGAATGGTTGAAGAACGAGACCAGTGGAAAAGCGCCAATATTCTTGGAATTAGATCTGGCGAACTTTGCTTCGATCCGCAAGGCTCGAGGAGTTTAA